The Drosophila innubila isolate TH190305 chromosome 2R unlocalized genomic scaffold, UK_Dinn_1.0 1_C_2R, whole genome shotgun sequence DNA window AATTTTTTTGTAGCAAACGGGGCGTTGTACCAATTTCATATTTGCAcctataaatgtttaaataagtaattaaacaGATCATAAAACAATTCTCATTGCTGATTGCACAAGTTTGTTTGCTCAAGAAGTTCGAATGACGTCACGAATTGACACTGCGTATTGACTTAATTTCATTGTCTCCAtatctttttcctttttccgCCTTCTCTCCACACTCTCCACAGCTCAATCTTTCATTTTGATAAGCATTACAGCATTCAACGGTAACctaacaactgcaacaacagctagAACATTTCTCCTTAGTTCAGTTTAATGCCGCTGCGCGCGCGCGCTCTCTTGCTCTCCTTCTTCCTCCTGCTCATGCTCACTGCTGTCACACAAGTGGCTCTCTCTTTAAGGCTGTCCCTCTTCCTCCTGCGCTGCACCTATGTAGACTTCACATTTTTACCGATTGTTTTTTGCTCTCTGCTAATTACGTCGTGTGCTGTAGCTGCGCACAGTGGTGCAATTGATTCACACATACATTCAATGAtctttaatgcaatttttattttaaataattatgatcgcaaaaggtttttatttgatagtaatataactaatttaacattccaaaaaaattattacttaaaGTCAAGTAAAAGCAACCGacaaaataaatctttataaaattcaaaacttttaAGATTAGCATATTTTGTATgagaaaaacaattattttaatggttTTACACATTAAACTTGCTTATTCTTAGCTTAAACTTCACTATACACATTTTAATTGGCTAAAAAGCAcacatacttttttatttttaaaaattgaaataaatttttaacgtCAAACTTTTATAACCCAAAAGCCGTTGGCGAGCGATACTGTtaacgaaaaaaaacaacagataAGTCGCCACAGCTGCgctatttcaattatttaataaatattaatgcagtccatgtaataattataataaatagcaaaagttaaaatgcaaatttattccTAGACTGGCACATTTCTTTTCAGACAAAGTTTATAGCTCCTGGAACAAGTGATTACCCAACATTTAACAGAgataaaacaaatttctaaCAATGAATCATTTTggtaactttaattttttaatgacgACGCTAAATAAAGTGGAATTGtaattatatgaaattaatCACTCGTaattagctataaaatattttaatgatcaGTTTTACACCGACATTTCCCACTGTGCGACGCATTGCGCTTGACGCTTTTGCTTTTTCACCGTCTTCGAGCGTTGCGATTTTCGTGGCGCGCACAGTGTTTGTTGTTGAGTCAAAGTGCGCGGATCGCTTAGAGGGGAGAGACTCCTGTAAGCGTGTCAATCGAAATAAGTTAATCAGTGTCGTTAAGTgaactctgtgtgtgtttttcgTTTCGTTATTGCAAAGACTTTTATGTTTATCATTTGAAAAGGTGGCATTTATTGCATGTCCAGAGGTGTCAACAAGCTGTCGAGCCtgttaaagttaattatttaaaaaggtAAATACACAAGGACTTTTCAATATGCCAATTAGCAAATGTACACGATTATGTTATTCCACAGTGTTTACTGTATAGAAtcttcttctcttctctttttgaACTTGTACCTTCCTTaccttttcactttttattttgttgctctttcAACCGCAAAtccaaatacaaaatttgcaCCCAAAACACACGTGTTGACAAAtcgtttaaaattaacaaaaatgcaatatttattttccatctTTGTGagtcaacaaaaattaaaattaaccgCAAATGATTCTGGGATAAAAGAGATAAAAGAGATAtgctttaaattaatgcattgctgccaaaatatattaaaataaatacacattgcAAGCAACAACAGTGAAGACAGTCATTAAAgatcaaattgatttaaattcattttatttttcatattattttgtttaattttttatagtttacaAATTCGACCACAATAAATTCTACATTTTTACATCAATCTTAAGCTAATTTCATATTATACTCCTGGTTTTCTTTAGGCAGCTTTCACTGTCTGCGCATGCGGCGAAGCGTAAAATGATGCGAACTTTTAGTGTACAATTATGAAGGGTATTGAGATTGACCCAAAATACGTATATTTACACAAAGTAGAACTAACTTGGGaaacagattaaaaaaaagtcattttaatattatatattttatatatatagtagatgtatatgtatgtatagtacGTCAAGTAATTCctctaacaaaaaataatatttacaaaatattcttAAGTCAAATGGAACacaatatttctatttttagctTGTTCTTAGAAccaattgtatttatatttattaagaaaaatgaaataatatacaaaagaaagatctatttttcccattttattttattttaaatgcattttactttttatgttGACTTAAGCGAATTTTACATTGTTTTCTAAAAGTGTAACTCCGCtgtagaaaacttttttgattaatttacaaCTGGACAATCGGTACCATCTGCAGTTGAGCTCTACTTGTAGTTGAACAACATTTGGCGAtgcatacaaatttcaatttaaagtaaattttatgactttttttaagtgaTAAAGTTGCCATAGAGAAAAGAAATGCGACGATGATATCAAATCATGTCATCAGCCTTACTTCTGTTTCTCCGTCGACATGTCTACATATCTAGCGTATAACAATGTATGAGTATAACACTTTATACCAGCTGCTAAATTAATCTAATCCCGCTGACAATTACatcatattttttcaaatttaaatgacacCTACGCTGTCCCGTTATTAcgagtttatatatttattttcattgtatttttttattataatcttGAGGTTTCACACGAAAGATGAAGGAAAATTCACACATTTTGACTGAAACGTTGAACTTTTTGTTCAGggcaataaaattgtatttacttGTAATTGTCaagcaaattaatttccttatgcgttaatttatttaaagagcTTAAAACAAAGTCATTTCAGTTCAGGCGAGAATATCTTTGAttgcactttatttttatggttATTACTCAGCTTAACAATGAGGTTTAATGCAGTTCATGACTCCGTGTGTGGTTTTTTTGTGATGttgttatattgtttttatagatTCCTCAATAAGATAACATGGGAACAAACTCCACTTTTTAATAGAGATTTCAACGTtactataattaatataattataatatatgtttattattattatagaaataattttcatttacttagaaatagtaaattttccgttttatttaatattattattagtaataTTTATGCGGAATAAATCTCCGtaaaatagaaacaaagagttatgttaatgtataaGTTATACTCTTAAAAATCCAAAGTAGttgaaaaacaaagaaatgcaGCGACAGAATTTAGGTAATTAATACTGGGTACCTCCCAGTCGTTCACTATCAGCTTAAATTATACACAACATTCGACAGGAATATATTCGTGGtatttttattcgatttttaGGAATTTAAAAATCAGCTTGTGTGGCTTTTGGAAGGTGTCAGAATGCATTGTTATAAGTATgcaaatattgttaataatattatattatgtgGCGGCGTCTTTTGTTGCATTGTGTGCAAGAATTCAGTTAATTTGTGTGCCTCGTTCAGAGCTTTTGCGTTAATTTgttgaacaaacatttcaacTTGACGTGGGCGAACCGATTTTATGGAAAATATCACGCACGAATTGGCGAGTAATATGAGTATTACGGAATTGGGTACTCGTATTCACGGGTAATAAATATATGGATCATACTGTATTCTATTGCCATGAGTTAAGTATATTTAATCAGTCAGGGCTGATTTCATTACTTGCTAAAACTAAACATTATCAGATAAGCTGCATCTGATTAATTACACGCTATCATTGCTCTAGTTATTCTTGTACTTATTGTTAACCACTTGACAGAATTCAATTGGTTATATCGGTGTACAGGTGTTTGCGAAATCTATTAGATACTCTATCCCACAATAGAGATACTTTGGAATGTTGATCACTCATTCAGTGGTTTTTCATTGGGAAAACCGTGTGTAAAACTCATTAAATGTGTAATTTATACAAAGCATTACATTTCATTACCTGTACAAGCTGTTAGATGAATAATACTTGTAATTCATTTTCAATGATAAATGtgagaataataaatataaattcaaattatattatatatttaaatgaattatactTATGATTCAAATTCGAGAATTTTCCAGACAAACTCGTTTGAGAGCTTGAACACAATTTGGACTTTAACTGATTTATGCGAttataaagatttatttaGTGTCATTTGCGAAATTCGATGACATCACTGAACTTGAAATTAGCATTTAACTGAAACGATCCACACttgtcaattaattaattaatcaattacaatatatttgtCAATTCACCAGTTTAATTTATGGAAAATCTTAAAGAAGATGTCACTCCTCACTGCTTCCTCTTCGTCCCACTGTACATGCATATATCTATTAAAAGCGTCCActgtcaattaatttaaaatgcggCAGAGGTTTCGATATCAAAAGAACACTTAAAGTCATTCGTCTGATATTGATACACACTCGAGTGGCATAAAAACACGTAGAGAAAAATACACGACTAACGAATACCCTGTAAGTCATTTTTAGATACTTTTAAGCTTTCTTAACATCAATAGTTATagcttaaaatattgaaaatataaaaaaaaatgtcgctcaaataaaattgctaGTGAAAGTAGATACcttgtaatttttgttaaggATTTATAGCttcaatgaattttatttgagttgaataacttaaaaaattattatattataaatacaacatttttcgATAAATAACTTgaacagataccctgtaaattgtATTACTTACCTATTCAGCTAAGAAAAGTGAGTCAAAGAACTATCATAGATCATACCCATTTTAAGCATCCGTtacatttacagggtattcgaATAGGAATAACTTGACATACTTGTATGCTAGACTTTCATCTCAAATGCATCAATGTGTAAAGCTGATTGATATTAATggctaaaatataaatttagaatgCATAGATCTAACTCTATGATGACGTTGTaattgttgctactgttgttgtttttacctccgttactgttgctgttgttgttgtgtggggGCATGGTCAACCACTTGTAACCCATTTTTGGGACTGCCAACTGATCTTGGCCGCGTTGCGTCTGACACTTGCACCAAATCTGGCCATAGGCTGTTGGCTACAGTACGAGTGTTAGCCACTGTTATAGCCATATCATGAGTAGGCTTTTTGCCTTGGCCAACAATCAGAAGTGGCTGTTAATCCCGCCGGACAAGTGTAATGGGGTTGAGAGTTTGAAGTGTTGTTGCCACTGATATTTTTATGaccaaatatttgcacagattttatgattaattgaatgtaaactgatgttgttgccaatgtcaatgttgttgcagctgcctaTCTCAATGatgtttatttaagaaattttaccATTTCCATAATTTCAAACGcacataactttattaaaactcaaccgattttcatgttgaataccattttgataaTGAGTTTGACTATAAATTGATTCTTCATTTAAATTCCTTTCATCGAAAactttcaaaaactttgaactctcataacttcatcaaaatttaaccgattttcatgcggaatgccattttcaTCATAATTTGGActtcaaattgattctgcacttaaattttggttatcgagaaaatttaatttttatcgaCCATCTTTGATTATTTCCATACCAACCCAGTTAGCACTCTTCTTGCAGAATAACCGCCAGTCGAGTACTCACTGCTATCTTGGTACTACTttaaactgcatttaaattataatgcataataaaaattaacttttgttCCATGCAAATTCTAAGAACTAttaatgaaatgcatttttagTGAGTATGGAGGTGTTTTATGGCCAATTGAGTGTCAAATCAACGATGAAAACTAACGGATATAACTGTCAACAGCGTCGCGTCTTCTCTTTAAGTGTCAGACTGGGTTCCATGTCCATATTAATATCCATTGCGACTAGTTTAGTCATACCCCTATTAAGAACTGCATTTGAATGCGGTCATCGTTCACTTGGACGATGCCGACGATTCATGTTTGACAATTGTTCACTTCCAAGTCGAGTGCatagttaataaaaatggatttgtattttgtttctttttatgtttttcagtGTGTCATTGTTGAGCTGATCGGCAACTGTTAAAGATGGGCAAATTCGAGTATTCCCTGGGCCTCAATGAGTTCAAGTCGAAGGATCAACGATTTTGGCAGGCATTGATTGGAGAATTTATTGGAAATCTCATATTGAACTTCTTTGCCTGTGGTGCCTGTACACAAATTGAGGATGGCACCTTCAAGGCACTGGCTTTTGGACTAGGTGTCTTCATGGCCATCACAGTGAGTAGACAAAAGCTGACTCTAATTGGATAAATAATCTAGTCAACTGCAATAAtctaatttttgatattttttttttttaataattataattaaaaattaaaatggaatCTTTTTTCAGCTGTGACAGTACAAATTTTAAGTCAGTGAATAATATCAAGttcatattataaaattcaaactttcataactttgtcaaaactgaaccaattttcaaatggactgtcattttaatcattagtttggcctttaaatttattttggtttccaattttattaactttgctCACTAAGTTGTTTACCTCTTGATTTTGATGAGAAgtttcgaaaattttaaatctcaagttttcatttttcaacaaTTCATGTCGAAATAAGTGCTTCGATTACTTAATAAATCtcctttgtttgtttttagatCGTTGGTCATTTAAGTGGCGGCCATGTTAATCCCGCTGTTACCGTGGCTATGTTGGTAGCAGGTCGGATTAGCGTGATCCGTGCTCTCTTCTATATAGTCTTCCAGTGTCTGGGTGCTATTGCGGGCACAGCTGCTGTCAAGGTAAATACCCTGCAATACCctctaaatattaaaaaactattaatcaattatatataagattgctttaataattttaagactGATTTCATAATAAAAGTCGACTACTAATTATTGTTgatgtatttaataattgtataattttctACTTTGTAATTCCTATTTTTGTAATCACAAATAACtcgtaaaaattaaaagtaatatttacTTTGCTTTAAACTAatctgtaattaaatattctgtGCAGACACTGCTCGATTCGGACTACCACAATGGTCTTGGCCACACGAGCCTGGCTATCAATATCAGCGAGCTGCAGGGATTGGGCATTGAGTTCTTCCTGGGTCTGGTCCTGGTGCTGACCGTGTTTGGTGCCTGTGATCCCAACAAGCCGGATTCCCGTTACACAGCACCCTTGGCCATTGGCATGTCTGTGACCTTGGGACATTTGGGTACAATTCGTTATACAGGTGCTAGCATGAATCCGGCTCGCACAGTGGGCACCGCCTTTGCCACCGATAACTGGAGTGCCCATTGGGTATATTGGGCTGGACCAGTGCTGGGCGGTGTGGCGGCTGCTCTGCTCTACACTCAGGTGCTCGAGGCCAAGGAGTTGCCCAAGAACAACGAGGCGTCTGAGAAATATCGCACACATGCCGACGAACGTGAGGTGAGAGCTTTTGCGGCCTGGCATGATAAAAGTTTCTATtgaaacacacatacacacactcacatacactcACTTACACTCAccctcacacactcacattgtaaatacaataatatctAACATGTaaacagtttaaattttattaatttcaaatcatTTCTCCATTTACAGCTACGCAAATTGGAAGGAACCCGCGACTATGCCTAAGGATCGTCTTTCTATATCCCAGCTCGATCCAAATCCAAATGCTCATCCACATGAATTGTAGGGAAATgtatgcaataatttaaatttctcgATTCCATTTCGTTTTCGTCTTGAATAATTCTGCGTATACGTGTTAATTATTGTATGTAcaagtatttatgtatttatttatgcgagttcattgtttaaactaatatttgttaatatataagCTGTGCTTAACACAACCACttctaattatttatatgtatttacatcaTGAGTTcattataacaataaatgaaagataaaataacttaaaaaaaaaccaaccgaaaaccaaccaaaaatccCACTTCTGGAAAACCACTGAGAGAAAACTATATGCAAAATCTGTTGCATTCTTTAGCGCgtgcataaaatacaaatttcattcCGAAATTCTGCACATTGTAAAatgcattgcatactttcgggCTATCTAGAAACGActtcatttcaaaatttttatttgaaccTGCTACGTTACGTTGtgaaaaccaaaatttattgcatactttcaatAAACTTTGCATACCTTGACGACACTCCTAATACTTAGTATTAAATGTAATGCATACTTCTTAGCttgtatggaaaaaaaatttgcagtccgaaatcaaaatctgtaaagtgtgttgcatactttcgaGCTCTAGTAGAAAAAAAGTTCCACTTGTTGCATAAATCCAGcaattttagaaaatgatTTAGGTACTACaactttttctatttattgctagatttagaatttgtataattacaaaagttaaaaaattttaatgaaatgctaTAAGAAAATCCATTTTGTCAAATGGGAGAACTATTTCTTCAGCACAAAGTTTTGGGCAGACGACTTTTTTGTGTACAAAGTTGTCGGATATCACAATTCAGAGCTCGAAATATTTGAACATGTTGTCCAGGATGTCATCGACATTGCTGTCCTAAATCCGTTcagaaaactatttattttttttataggattatgttatgtttttatgctatttttagcaattttctttcaatttctttttcaatttagcAATTTTAGCCCACAatattctggcagcactgttaCATACTTTCGGGCTCGGCgtaaaatgaattaatgtCCTAATGaatgtacatttaaataacCGTTTGAAAGCTCAGTTATAGAGCTTTAGCTCTGTGTCGTATTGGCGCCAAAAGCTCAACgagcatatgtatgtaaatagtGTTGGATAATAGCCCCAAAGTGACATGCGCCAAAACTCACGAGGAACGCAAGGAAATCGGAAAATCGGAATATTGGACGCACAGCCTCAGTTGACGTCGTTGCGTGTTGGCTGCTAGCGTAAAAAGACACAACCTTCACGGCCGtttcaaataaatgcaataaaaaacgaaattaacataatttgtgTCAccaataatatgaaaataatatatctgtgaaaaatacaaatgttcTGTGAATTAAAACTGTATTTGGCAGCATATGAAATCAGTGTACACTGTGGTGTGAATGTGTTGAAAGAAATATTGATGAGTGTCAACtgaaaattgaagaaaatccAATCAATACGAATCCAGTGTCAAGCTTGTAAAAGCCAAAAGCGAAAACGGCTAAAAAGCATACGGCCAAAATAGACGCTACAGTGTAAATTGCATTAGAGGtgttgctatttattttttggttttggcccAGTTTAGCTGCTGAATCGATTTCTACTTGAATATTATGAAACACCTGCGCGACGGGCAGTGTGACCTCTGAAGCTGCCCGCAGGACAGTGTAAACAGCATTTTGTGACACAGTGTAAATCAATTAAGCTGGCTGCAGCATAAGGTAATCAAAGTTTCATTCAACAACACTGCATAATTCAATTCATAATCTAagttcgaaaaaaaacaacaacaacgatttgCAATGCATGAACTGACGCCGACTGCGACGTCAGCAgcaaccgcagcagcagcagtagcagcattTGCTGCAAGTGCGTGTGAGAAAGGTAGCTGAAAGGGAGAGCACGCTAGCTAgcagagagcgagcgagaaaATGAGAGTGAGAGTGTCAGTTCGAAAAGAGAGCAAAtgcactgctgctgctgctgcaatgtgtgtgtgtgtgcgtatgcgtgcgtgtgtgtgtgtgttgtttacATTGTCTCTTGCTCTATTTATGCCTGTCTCGCATCTCAgctgtaataataatagacCGGCAACCAGTGAccaacatttatttaactgcAGCAAATAATTAAAGCCATTAAGTTAATCACACGCTTTAAGCCATGATCCTATTTGCCCATGTGATAACTGCCATTTATCAGTGAAAATGATAAGCACTTGTCCGCCTACTTAAATCAGCCACTGTTCAAAAGTGGACGCTTCTTAAATAcgatataaaaccaattttaaGCTTGCGCATCTTTCGCAACAAAAATTTCTCAAGTCTTTCGAGTTGTtctaaatcaaaacaaataagaaaaaatatgtttttgacATGCCAAATATTCGATACCCTTTAAGTTAGTCTATATATGATATTAATTACGATTTGCCAGTTTAAGAAATCattcataattttgtaaagaaaaacattgcATCAATGATAATAATACTCTATGTAAAGTTTGCCTAACTTGCAACTTTAAAACATgcgtcaaaatcaaaaaaattgtatatcctGGTTGTATCAGTAAAGGatcttaaaagtatgctatgtaTATAGAAACTATATTAAACAAGATTACCCAATGTTATTTATCAATGGGCCATACATTTGGTGATATACTCGTACTTATAATACCCTGTGTTAGGGTATACAAAGCCTTAACCTGAAAAGAAACTATCAATACAGAATTGTGCGACATTCTTGTGCAGTCTCGAAGCATAGTggcatacataaaataaataaatactaaaaacttGTTGAATTTGCCGCATTTCTTGACACTTTGCCAAAGTTCATTGTAAATATGCGAATCAAACAATGTGAATTACTTAGATAGATCaatatgtaaatgaaaataaagtgGAAAACAAACTTGATGTGGCAAGACAATATTGATGGCATcaatatctacatatatatatatatgtatatatttatatagattctTACTATATACTCGTAGTATGAGTTCAATGTTCAGACACATTCATTGATTTCCTACACACTCGATTGACATCAACATCAGCCATGACTTTATCTTTATTTGGTCTCACACATTGACCTAGAACACTTATTAGAGGTTATGCGTTGCTATTATtagtgttttatatatataaatatatccaTATGTTCATATCTACATACACACTTACCATGTTATAATGACGTACCCATTTGAGAGGCCACTGAGGTGGAAATTTGATAATCATCGAGTTGAATTTATGGCTCATAAATGTGTCATATTAACTGTTTGTCATG harbors:
- the LOC117784342 gene encoding aquaporin AQPAn.G, yielding MGKFEYSLGLNEFKSKDQRFWQALIGEFIGNLILNFFACGACTQIEDGTFKALAFGLGVFMAITIVGHLSGGHVNPAVTVAMLVAGRISVIRALFYIVFQCLGAIAGTAAVKTLLDSDYHNGLGHTSLAINISELQGLGIEFFLGLVLVLTVFGACDPNKPDSRYTAPLAIGMSVTLGHLGTIRYTGASMNPARTVGTAFATDNWSAHWVYWAGPVLGGVAAALLYTQVLEAKELPKNNEASEKYRTHADERELRKLEGTRDYA